In a genomic window of Deinococcus roseus:
- a CDS encoding putative baseplate assembly protein translates to MPLKPPVLEDKKYADLVQEALARIPVHNPEWTNFSKADPGVTLLELFAFMTETLLYRANLIPERNRLKFLSLLGMGLQEAQAASGLVSLKADALEEVRQETLLRAGSIPFRATHGLKVLPLEARVFYKQQITPDAALLQAYQDLYASYPDHELTLYQVTPILDDLLSRVGARDSADGAVWLGLFLPEGSKDTRDAFLKKHTGEKLTLGVVPSYDLKKVRVDQKRDQLPFTIDLPSLKNDQLTFRTLPARLLQDTVTAPFTLEVTLPTFDTDWNDLDPLEAGVGLMPPDLEDTQLKEKLLGWLRINLQGSEFQLAAVQVNGLKITQEEWVYSEILPDGTGEPDQVVRLSRAPVLPRSVAVHVRAGNETQTWTRVNDLHEAAPEVILPDPTLPPAVKKVYQEQSRVFVLDAESGEIHFGNGLRGTRPAPQSQIRADYAYSVGARGNLGEKAISSIEHPRIKVLHSYPTWGGADAEKVQDAEKRIPQLFQHGQRAVTAEDFKNLTYSTPGIEVGRVELLSQKTPGTVRLLVVPQHDAAHMDAPMPDTLFLQAVCDHLDPRRLVTTEVVVYPPRYRQILVSIGLEAQPGVAFSQVQDDVKAALRAFLSPLPSANQTGWAMKKPVRAMELLATVNRVASVQYAQDVLLAEVGTPNPTQTVTLQEDEFPLLAALSISVGDPLPLEDLAPSAPDTPDRLLVSVPSSKVKGCG, encoded by the coding sequence ATGCCTTTAAAACCTCCGGTGCTGGAAGACAAAAAGTACGCAGATCTGGTGCAGGAAGCGCTGGCCCGCATTCCGGTTCACAATCCCGAATGGACCAACTTTTCCAAGGCAGATCCTGGCGTCACCCTGCTGGAACTGTTCGCCTTCATGACCGAGACCTTGCTGTACCGGGCCAACCTGATCCCGGAACGCAACCGCCTGAAATTCCTCTCCCTGCTGGGCATGGGACTCCAGGAAGCGCAGGCGGCCTCTGGACTGGTGTCCCTCAAAGCAGATGCACTGGAAGAGGTGCGCCAGGAAACCCTGCTCAGAGCAGGAAGCATCCCTTTCCGGGCCACGCATGGTCTGAAGGTGCTGCCTCTGGAAGCCAGGGTCTTTTACAAACAGCAGATCACCCCGGATGCTGCTCTCCTGCAGGCCTATCAGGACCTGTACGCCTCATACCCCGACCATGAACTGACCCTCTATCAGGTGACCCCGATTCTGGACGACTTGCTTTCACGGGTGGGGGCCAGGGACAGCGCAGATGGAGCCGTCTGGCTGGGCCTCTTTCTGCCTGAAGGCTCAAAAGACACCCGCGATGCCTTCCTGAAGAAGCACACCGGGGAAAAGCTCACTCTGGGCGTGGTGCCTTCTTACGACCTGAAAAAAGTGCGGGTGGACCAGAAACGGGACCAGTTGCCTTTCACCATCGATTTGCCCTCGCTGAAAAACGACCAGTTGACCTTCCGGACCCTGCCTGCCCGTTTGCTGCAGGACACCGTGACAGCCCCTTTCACCCTGGAAGTCACCCTGCCCACCTTTGACACCGACTGGAACGATCTGGACCCCCTGGAAGCCGGGGTGGGCCTGATGCCCCCAGATCTGGAAGACACCCAGTTGAAGGAAAAACTGCTGGGCTGGCTGCGCATCAACCTGCAGGGAAGTGAATTTCAACTGGCTGCTGTGCAGGTCAATGGTCTGAAAATCACCCAGGAGGAATGGGTGTATTCGGAGATCCTGCCAGATGGCACCGGCGAACCCGATCAGGTGGTGCGCCTGTCCCGTGCTCCGGTGCTGCCCAGATCTGTTGCCGTGCATGTCCGTGCAGGCAACGAAACCCAGACCTGGACCCGTGTCAATGACCTGCACGAAGCTGCGCCAGAGGTGATCCTTCCCGATCCGACCCTGCCCCCTGCCGTGAAAAAGGTCTACCAGGAGCAGAGTCGGGTTTTCGTGCTGGACGCAGAATCAGGAGAAATTCACTTTGGAAATGGCCTCAGAGGAACCCGTCCAGCACCCCAGTCCCAGATCCGGGCCGATTATGCCTACTCGGTGGGTGCCAGGGGGAACCTGGGGGAGAAAGCCATCAGCAGCATCGAGCACCCCAGAATCAAGGTGTTGCACAGTTACCCCACCTGGGGCGGAGCAGATGCAGAGAAAGTGCAGGATGCAGAAAAACGCATCCCGCAGCTGTTCCAGCATGGCCAGCGGGCGGTGACAGCAGAAGACTTCAAAAACCTGACCTACAGCACCCCCGGAATTGAAGTGGGGCGGGTGGAACTCCTGTCCCAGAAGACTCCTGGCACCGTGCGCCTGCTGGTGGTTCCACAACACGACGCAGCCCACATGGACGCCCCCATGCCAGACACCCTGTTTCTGCAGGCCGTGTGTGACCATCTGGACCCGCGCCGTCTGGTCACCACGGAAGTGGTGGTTTACCCTCCCAGGTACCGCCAGATTCTGGTGTCCATTGGGCTGGAGGCGCAACCTGGAGTGGCTTTTTCGCAGGTGCAGGACGATGTGAAAGCTGCATTGAGGGCCTTTCTTTCCCCCTTGCCTTCTGCAAACCAGACAGGCTGGGCCATGAAGAAACCCGTGCGGGCCATGGAGTTGCTGGCCACAGTGAACCGGGTGGCCTCGGTGCAGTACGCCCAGGATGTGCTGCTCGCAGAAGTGGGGACCCCCAACCCCACCCAGACCGTGACCCTGCAAGAAGATGAATTTCCTTTGCTTGCAGCCCTCTCCATCAGTGTGGGAGATCCCCTGCCCCTGGAAGACCTTGCTCCCAGCGCCCCGGACACCCCGGACCGCCTGCTGGTTTCGGTGCCCAGCAGCAAAGTGAAAGGATGCGGCTGA
- a CDS encoding GPW/gp25 family protein — protein MRDSLLGTGLNFPLQIKDGRFVYAAGTENILQNIEIILRTQVSERLRAPEFGAGLERLLFEPNTPATRHLIASRVELALQQWEKRISVKDVAVLEDPQDETAVIVQVQYQLVASGTTHETRFAMQLGGA, from the coding sequence GTGCGTGACTCCCTGTTAGGAACTGGACTGAATTTTCCACTGCAAATCAAAGATGGACGTTTCGTTTACGCTGCAGGCACCGAGAACATCCTGCAGAACATTGAAATCATCCTGCGCACCCAGGTTTCAGAGCGCCTGCGTGCCCCGGAATTTGGGGCTGGACTGGAACGCCTGCTTTTTGAGCCCAACACCCCCGCCACCCGTCACCTGATTGCTTCAAGGGTGGAACTGGCCTTGCAGCAGTGGGAAAAGCGCATCTCGGTCAAAGATGTGGCCGTGCTGGAAGACCCGCAAGACGAAACCGCTGTGATCGTGCAGGTGCAATACCAGCTGGTGGCCAGCGGAACCACCCATGAAACCCGCTTTGCCATGCAACTGGGAGGTGCCTGA
- a CDS encoding phage baseplate assembly protein V, whose protein sequence is MERLYGVYPALVTSHQDPDNQGRVRVKYPWSSSDSQEAWARLATLMGGAGKGSFFIPEIDDEVLVTFEAGDPSKPYVMGCLWNGSDRPPERVGSQNETKVLKTRSGMQLRFTERSGQEEILIQTPAGQTVKLKDGPGSIELQDANGNSVKLDPSGITVNAAGKVTVGAATVEISAGMVTVNAGMSKFSGVVQADTVITNSVVSAAYTPGAGNIW, encoded by the coding sequence ATGGAACGCCTCTACGGAGTGTATCCCGCACTGGTCACCAGCCACCAGGATCCGGACAACCAGGGTCGGGTGCGGGTCAAATACCCCTGGTCCAGCTCGGACAGCCAGGAAGCCTGGGCGAGACTTGCCACCCTGATGGGGGGTGCGGGCAAAGGGTCTTTCTTCATCCCAGAAATTGACGATGAAGTGCTGGTGACTTTTGAAGCTGGAGACCCTTCAAAGCCTTATGTGATGGGTTGCCTGTGGAACGGCTCAGACCGGCCCCCGGAACGGGTGGGTTCCCAGAACGAAACCAAAGTCCTCAAGACCCGGAGTGGCATGCAGCTCAGGTTCACCGAGCGTTCCGGACAGGAAGAAATCCTGATCCAGACCCCGGCAGGGCAGACCGTGAAACTGAAAGATGGACCCGGCAGCATTGAATTGCAGGACGCCAACGGAAACAGCGTGAAACTGGATCCCTCTGGAATCACGGTGAACGCTGCAGGTAAAGTGACGGTGGGGGCTGCCACCGTGGAAATCTCTGCTGGGATGGTCACGGTCAATGCAGGCATGAGCAAATTCAGCGGGGTGGTGCAGGCCGACACCGTGATCACCAACAGCGTGGTCAGTGCCGCCTACACCCCCGGCGCAGGGAACATCTGGTGA
- a CDS encoding phage late control D family protein: MTLTVARPTLLLNGQDSVLFRENLLELSIEDSLDGLCRLEATFSNWGNRNNQLGFLFRKQDVYFQTPVQVKMQDTLLFEGRVSALEAAFPEGEAPQLTLLAEDALQELRVQVKTRAFEQVSVPAVVQQVAQQHGLQAQVEVSSEVHPLVMQLEQTDLGFLRDLALQVGAELSFASGKLFFQTRDRRNTQTLTLKVGASVRDLTITADLANQVNRVEVHGWDVTSKQGVKETAGDASLGAELKADSAAKILQAQGLTRVKSVALPVQINPTAAKTHAQAVFRRVARSFVTLHGVTNPDPRMKVGNKLELQEAGEGFSGTYTITSTCFRFDSLSGARFEFQAQRPDFGGGF; encoded by the coding sequence ATGACCCTCACCGTGGCCAGACCAACCCTGCTTTTGAATGGGCAGGACAGCGTGTTGTTCAGAGAAAACCTGCTGGAACTGTCCATAGAAGATTCCCTGGACGGGTTGTGCCGTCTGGAAGCCACGTTCAGCAACTGGGGCAACCGGAACAACCAGCTTGGGTTTCTGTTTCGCAAGCAGGACGTGTATTTTCAGACCCCGGTGCAGGTCAAGATGCAGGACACGCTGCTGTTTGAAGGGCGGGTCAGTGCGCTGGAAGCAGCCTTTCCAGAAGGAGAAGCCCCTCAGCTCACCCTGCTGGCAGAGGACGCTTTGCAGGAACTGCGCGTTCAGGTCAAAACCCGTGCTTTCGAGCAGGTCTCGGTGCCAGCTGTGGTGCAGCAGGTGGCCCAGCAGCATGGCCTGCAGGCCCAGGTGGAGGTGTCCAGCGAGGTTCATCCCCTGGTCATGCAACTGGAGCAGACCGATCTGGGTTTCTTGCGTGATCTGGCTTTGCAGGTGGGAGCAGAATTGTCTTTTGCCTCTGGAAAATTGTTCTTTCAGACCAGGGACCGCCGCAACACCCAGACCCTGACCCTCAAGGTGGGAGCCAGCGTGCGGGATTTGACCATCACGGCAGACCTGGCCAATCAGGTGAACCGGGTGGAGGTGCATGGCTGGGACGTGACTTCCAAACAGGGGGTCAAAGAAACGGCAGGCGATGCCAGCCTGGGGGCGGAATTGAAGGCCGACAGCGCTGCAAAAATCCTGCAGGCCCAGGGCCTCACCCGCGTGAAATCCGTGGCTTTGCCGGTGCAGATCAACCCCACCGCAGCAAAGACCCATGCCCAGGCGGTGTTCAGACGGGTGGCCCGCAGTTTTGTCACCCTGCATGGCGTGACCAACCCAGATCCCAGAATGAAAGTGGGCAACAAGCTGGAGCTGCAGGAGGCTGGAGAGGGCTTTTCTGGCACCTACACCATCACCTCCACCTGCTTCCGGTTTGACTCGCTGTCTGGGGCACGGTTTGAATTTCAAGCCCAGCGGCCTGACTTTGGGGGAGGATTCTGA
- a CDS encoding CIS tube protein, protein MPELQQLARAYLIELDAQNQEKADTRIEVQFNPETLKVTFANQVANQDQGGKQNSPQFVGKGSTKLSLTLYFDVTAELSAGLDSTAQGQGEANSGMRDVRRLTRKVAYFITPGEIKQGKDRGKFAPPRARFHWGSFQFDGIMESLEENLEFFSHDGFPLRASLTVSLTQQEIQFQIASNAAAGNPAKPGAKPAGTRPQTPARQGGNLPQMADQQGLGDDWQGVARGNNIETPRNLKPGQLIDFSLRKQVE, encoded by the coding sequence ATGCCTGAACTCCAGCAACTGGCCCGCGCTTACCTGATCGAACTGGACGCCCAGAACCAGGAAAAGGCAGACACCCGCATCGAGGTGCAGTTCAATCCTGAAACCCTGAAAGTGACTTTTGCCAACCAGGTCGCCAACCAGGACCAGGGGGGCAAGCAGAACAGCCCGCAATTTGTGGGGAAAGGCAGCACCAAGCTGTCCCTCACGTTGTATTTCGATGTGACTGCAGAACTCTCTGCAGGGCTGGACAGCACCGCCCAGGGGCAGGGAGAGGCCAATTCCGGAATGCGGGATGTGCGCCGCCTGACCCGCAAGGTGGCTTACTTCATCACCCCTGGTGAAATCAAGCAGGGCAAGGACCGGGGAAAATTTGCTCCTCCCAGAGCCCGGTTTCACTGGGGAAGCTTCCAGTTTGACGGCATCATGGAGTCTTTAGAAGAGAACCTGGAATTTTTTTCGCACGATGGTTTTCCGCTCAGGGCCAGCCTGACGGTGAGTCTGACACAACAGGAGATCCAGTTTCAGATTGCCAGCAATGCAGCAGCAGGGAATCCTGCAAAACCAGGGGCAAAACCCGCTGGAACCCGCCCGCAAACCCCGGCCAGGCAGGGCGGCAACCTGCCCCAGATGGCCGACCAGCAAGGCCTGGGAGACGACTGGCAGGGGGTGGCGCGGGGCAACAACATCGAAACCCCCAGAAACCTCAAACCCGGACAGCTGATTGACTTTTCCCTCAGGAAGCAGGTGGAGTGA
- a CDS encoding phage tail protein, producing MQIFQAFNFRVEIRLPDSSNPLCEAAFSECDGLEVTREVKSIREGGNNSTHLRLPGGVSYGQLTLKRGMTKGFDLWKWFDQSVSSPSLRASIDVVMLSASREEVARFTLSRAVPVKLKAPALNAREGIMAIEELGVLFERLEVRYA from the coding sequence ATGCAGATTTTTCAGGCCTTCAATTTTCGAGTCGAGATCCGCCTGCCCGACAGCAGCAACCCCCTGTGTGAAGCTGCTTTCAGCGAGTGCGATGGTCTGGAAGTCACCCGCGAGGTGAAAAGCATCCGGGAGGGCGGCAACAACAGCACCCACCTGCGCCTCCCTGGAGGGGTCAGTTATGGTCAACTCACCCTCAAAAGGGGCATGACAAAAGGGTTTGACCTCTGGAAATGGTTTGACCAGTCGGTGTCCAGCCCATCCCTGCGGGCCAGCATTGATGTGGTGATGCTTTCAGCCTCGCGGGAGGAGGTGGCCCGGTTCACCCTGAGCCGCGCCGTTCCTGTGAAACTCAAGGCTCCAGCCCTCAATGCCCGTGAAGGCATCATGGCCATTGAAGAACTCGGGGTGCTCTTTGAGCGTCTGGAGGTGCGTTATGCCTGA
- a CDS encoding phage tail protein, with translation MPDSKNARPYMQFNFRVSFGGVEAGFQEVSGIGTEVTVAEYRNGNELENNVRKLTGLNKATDITLKRGVTGAKELYKWMDEVRSGTGEPLKLVTIELLSASREKVMAWNLSNARIIKLTFGPLNAKGSDVAMEEMVIAYERVTVE, from the coding sequence ATGCCAGACAGCAAAAACGCCAGACCATACATGCAATTCAATTTCCGGGTGTCGTTCGGTGGAGTGGAGGCCGGGTTTCAGGAGGTCAGCGGGATTGGCACCGAGGTGACCGTGGCCGAGTACCGCAACGGCAACGAACTGGAAAACAACGTGCGCAAACTGACCGGGCTGAACAAGGCCACCGACATCACCCTCAAGCGGGGGGTGACCGGAGCCAAGGAGCTTTACAAGTGGATGGATGAAGTGCGCTCTGGGACCGGGGAACCCCTCAAGCTGGTGACCATTGAACTGCTCAGTGCCAGCCGTGAAAAGGTGATGGCCTGGAACCTCAGCAATGCCCGCATCATCAAGCTGACTTTTGGCCCCCTCAATGCCAAGGGCTCAGATGTGGCGATGGAGGAGATGGTCATTGCCTACGAGCGCGTGACCGTGGAGTGA
- a CDS encoding phage tail sheath family protein: MPEYLAPGVFIEETSFRSKSIEGVSTTTTGFIGASRFGPIDLEPDLVTSLGEYERLFGTGEPLAFDLNDSSKKSLPINDLWQAVRAFFLEGGTRLYVSRTFRPYATGGLYLAPTGKPKDDQAARTVADAADSSRSYYEDGHARQWIKAGAAAVPASNADSEMAQFLQLRSRFPGSYGNFGVRFVLQGAGNLISGKKKAMFPDPADSTKTKEFEFPVLAGVAAGDVILLDEDKATTQTLSKIYVVKGVGQDVVLTQTDGTDVSTHIILDAAKTYIARKVSLNLEVFSPEGALFGAWSGLGLNLRNVDSLTSVFKQKLDNPQSAVRYPLVIQHGAATPTGLDVLKALFSKTEKYLTDTETAQKLTLADKILRGIESRFALTGGSDGARPTAGEYEGKEDLALNTRTGLKQFEALEDISIVAAPGITRGYFTNQQNAQAIQNLLIAHCQKMRYRIAVLDSGDSMGISDVRTMRSVYDTSHAALYYPWVRILDPVSKQEILLPPSGFVSGIYARNDIERAVFKAPANEVVSGALGFEFNIHKAQQEVLNPEGINCLRFFEGRGNRVWGARTLSSDSEWKYVNIRRYFAYLERSIERGMQWAVFEPNGNQLWDNVRRTIEDFLLNEWQSGALLGEKPERAYFVRCDRSTMTQNDLDNGRLVCLVGVSPVKPAEFVIFRIGQWTADRKV, translated from the coding sequence ATGCCCGAGTATCTGGCCCCCGGAGTATTCATCGAAGAAACGTCCTTCCGCTCGAAGTCCATTGAGGGAGTGAGCACCACCACCACCGGATTCATTGGTGCCTCCCGTTTCGGTCCCATTGACCTGGAACCCGATCTGGTCACCTCCCTGGGGGAGTACGAACGCCTGTTCGGAACGGGTGAACCGCTGGCATTTGACCTCAACGACAGCAGCAAGAAAAGCCTGCCCATCAACGACCTCTGGCAGGCTGTCCGGGCTTTCTTTCTGGAAGGGGGCACCCGGCTGTATGTGTCCCGCACCTTCCGGCCTTATGCCACCGGAGGGCTGTACCTGGCCCCCACCGGAAAACCCAAAGACGATCAGGCAGCCAGGACCGTTGCAGACGCAGCAGACAGCAGCCGCTCCTACTACGAAGATGGCCATGCCCGGCAATGGATCAAAGCGGGTGCAGCCGCCGTTCCTGCCAGCAATGCCGACAGTGAAATGGCCCAGTTTCTGCAGTTGCGCTCCCGTTTCCCCGGTTCTTACGGGAATTTTGGGGTGCGTTTTGTGCTGCAAGGAGCCGGGAACCTGATCTCTGGCAAGAAAAAAGCCATGTTTCCAGACCCAGCAGACAGCACCAAAACCAAGGAATTTGAATTTCCCGTTCTGGCGGGTGTGGCTGCCGGAGATGTGATCCTGCTGGACGAAGACAAAGCCACCACCCAGACCCTCAGTAAAATTTATGTGGTCAAGGGTGTTGGTCAAGACGTGGTGCTGACCCAGACGGACGGCACAGACGTTTCTACTCACATCATCCTGGACGCTGCCAAAACCTACATTGCCCGCAAGGTCAGCCTGAACCTGGAAGTGTTCAGCCCCGAAGGTGCCCTGTTTGGTGCATGGTCTGGTCTGGGCCTCAACCTCAGAAATGTGGACAGCCTGACCAGTGTGTTCAAACAGAAACTGGACAATCCCCAGTCTGCGGTGCGCTACCCGCTGGTGATTCAACATGGTGCAGCCACCCCCACAGGCCTGGATGTCCTCAAAGCCCTGTTCTCCAAAACAGAAAAATACCTCACGGACACCGAAACCGCCCAGAAACTCACCCTGGCAGACAAGATCCTGCGGGGCATCGAAAGCCGTTTTGCCCTGACTGGAGGCAGCGATGGAGCCAGACCCACTGCTGGTGAGTACGAGGGGAAAGAAGACCTTGCGCTCAACACCCGCACCGGACTGAAACAGTTTGAGGCCCTGGAAGACATCTCCATCGTGGCCGCTCCGGGCATCACCCGTGGATACTTCACCAATCAACAAAACGCCCAGGCCATCCAGAACCTGTTGATTGCCCACTGCCAGAAGATGCGCTACCGCATTGCCGTGCTGGACTCTGGAGACAGCATGGGCATCAGCGACGTACGCACCATGCGCAGCGTTTACGACACCAGCCACGCAGCCCTGTATTACCCCTGGGTGCGCATCCTGGACCCCGTCAGCAAACAGGAGATTTTGCTGCCCCCCAGCGGTTTTGTGTCCGGGATTTACGCCCGCAACGACATCGAACGGGCGGTGTTCAAGGCCCCTGCCAACGAGGTGGTTTCTGGCGCACTGGGCTTTGAATTCAACATCCACAAGGCCCAGCAGGAGGTTCTCAACCCCGAAGGCATCAACTGCCTGCGCTTTTTCGAGGGACGCGGCAACCGGGTGTGGGGGGCCAGAACCTTATCGAGCGACAGCGAATGGAAGTACGTGAACATCCGCCGTTACTTCGCCTACCTGGAACGCTCCATCGAGCGGGGAATGCAGTGGGCGGTGTTTGAACCCAACGGCAACCAGCTCTGGGACAACGTGCGCCGCACCATCGAGGACTTCCTGCTCAACGAATGGCAGAGCGGAGCCCTGCTGGGCGAAAAACCCGAACGGGCCTACTTCGTGCGCTGCGACCGCAGCACCATGACCCAGAACGACCTGGACAATGGCCGTCTGGTGTGCCTGGTGGGTGTGTCTCCCGTGAAACCCGCAGAATTCGTGATCTTCCGCATCGGGCAGTGGACGGCGGACCGGAAGGTTTGA
- a CDS encoding Pvc16 family protein — MADSRAIVAVADALKRLFDQQFKQDYPSHPVVTSLTVQLIRGQDLAGSGAISQGTLLLFIPRVTPNLSTRNRLPEDRPDGKRYYPLLPVDIHFVLLPVLKSAAAHLEFLGWIYRTLDDHPVLSSGFLNAGTYGTVFGPDEFVEIQLESPPLPDWVALFEVNKARLDAGVSCVARAVNLDSRRQIETHPEVQIQDWRHDTWK, encoded by the coding sequence ATGGCTGATTCCCGGGCCATTGTTGCTGTGGCAGATGCCTTGAAGCGTCTGTTTGACCAGCAATTCAAGCAGGATTACCCCAGCCATCCCGTGGTGACCTCGCTGACGGTGCAACTGATCCGTGGACAGGACCTCGCTGGTTCTGGGGCCATTTCGCAGGGCACCTTGTTGTTGTTCATTCCCAGGGTCACACCAAACCTGTCCACCCGCAACCGCCTGCCAGAAGACCGCCCGGATGGCAAGCGCTATTACCCTCTGCTTCCTGTGGACATTCATTTCGTGCTGTTGCCGGTTTTGAAAAGTGCTGCAGCGCACCTGGAATTTCTGGGCTGGATTTACCGCACCCTGGACGACCATCCAGTGCTGTCCTCTGGGTTTCTGAATGCAGGCACCTACGGAACGGTGTTCGGGCCAGATGAATTTGTGGAAATCCAGCTGGAATCGCCGCCTTTGCCAGACTGGGTGGCCCTCTTTGAAGTCAACAAGGCCCGTCTGGATGCGGGTGTTTCCTGTGTGGCCCGCGCCGTCAATCTGGACTCCAGACGGCAGATCGAAACCCATCCCGAAGTGCAGATCCAGGACTGGAGGCACGACACATGGAAGTGA